CTGTTTCCGGATTTTCACTTATTTTGTCAAGTTTCTTTGCGTACCACTCTTTACCCTCTGTCGTTGTGGTGTATACGGGGTTCCTCGACAGCTCGTCTGCTATAACATTTTGTTTTCCCGGTCTGTACACAATGTCAAAGCTATATTGTTGTAGTTCCAGTGCCCATCTCGCTAGTCTGCCTGAAGGGTTTTTTAAGGTGTTTAGCCATTTGAGCGCTTGATGGTCTGTTATAATGGTGAAGTGGTATCCTTCTAAAAATGGTCTCATTTTCCGTATACCCCATACCACCGCTAGACATTCTTTCTCTGTAGTTGTGTACCTGGTCTCCGGTGGTTGTAGCGTGCTGCTAGCGTACATTATTACTTTCTCTCTTCCTTCGTTTTCCTGCATTAAGACGGCTCCTAGGCCTGTATCACTTGCGTCTGTTTGTAAAATGAATGGTTTCGAGAAGTCTGCTCGGGTCAGGATTGGGTCTTGTATTAGCAATGTTTTTATTCTCTCAAAGTGTTGTTGTTGCCTCTCTCCCCAGTTGAATTTGGTATCCTTTTTTAGTAATTGTGCTAATGGTGCGGTTAATTCTGCGTAGTCTGGAATAAACTTCCTGTACCACGATGTCATTCCTATGAATCGCCTTATATCTTTGATATTTTCCGGTGGTTTGAGTTGTTTTATTGCTTGAATTTTCCCCTCGTTCATTTTGAGACCTTCTTTTGTTACTACGTGACCTAGGTATTCTACTTGATGTCGGGCGAATTCGCACTTTTCTTTGTTTATTCTGAGGCCTGCTTCGCGTATTCTTTTAAATATCTCCTTCAGGTGAGTTAAGTGTTCCTCGAACGTTTTGCTACACACTATTATGTCGTCCAAGTACACGTACGCGTTTGGTTCCAGATCTGGTCCTATTACTCTGTCGCTCGAGTGTAGTCCGAATGGCATCACTTTAAATTGGAATAGGCCTCTTCCCGGTACTGTGAACGCTGTGATTGGTTTACTTGCTTCGTCTAGCTTAACGTTCCAATATCCGTTTTTCAGGtcgaatttcgaaaaatacttACCTTTATTTAACTTTTCCAATGTGTCGTCTATTTGAGGTATCGGATACGCATCTTTTTCCGTTATTTCGTTTATTTTCCTAAAATCTATGCAGAATCTGTATTGCCCATTTTCCTTTCTAGCCATTACTATCGGTGAGCTGTATGGACTGCTTGATTTCTCAATGACTCCGTCTTCTAGCATCTTGTCCACGTGTTCATTGATTTTTTCTTGCATCTTTGGATTTCTCGGGTAGTACCTACCTTTGTTTGATTGGTTCTTTAtgtgttaattttattatgtgtttTACCCATGTATTTCCTTTCGGGCTTTTATCGGCTTTTTCAAACTCTTCGTTGAGAAAGGTTTGTAGCTGTTTTTCCTGTTCGGTTGTTAAGTTTTTTGTACTACTGGGTTCTTTTTCTAGTTTTCCTGTACTTGTTTGCTCACATGTTGTTTCTGTCCACCCTATGGATAATCCTATTCTTGTTAGTAAGTCCATTCCCATGATCATTACCGTCGTTGCTGGTAGGTATATGACTTGGTGTGTTAATTTCTTTCCGTTTGCTTCTATGTTAATATTGATTACTTTACTCGTTTTTGTTCGGGATccgtcagctagttttattgtgttttgtttttctGTGATTCCTTTAATATTTTCCTGAATTTGGTCCATGATCTCTttgtttatgtaggtatttgttgACCCTGTGTCTACCAGTGCTCTGAATGTTTTTCCGTATATTTTGACGTTTATAAACATTCTGTTATCTCCCCTATTCTGGGCGTTCGTCGTGTAAGCTTGTGGTCTCCTTGTGTAACGGACCTCGCCTGTCTTTTTACAGCAGTCCCGTGTTAGCTTTCCCATTAATCTCGAGTTTTTTAACTCTTTAAATCTAGCATTACAGGAAATGGTCCTAATGCACTAGATTAagccttaaatattatctaaatctaattaatatattaaactaaaaattaaaaaaacttatattaaaccCCCACTATCGTAGCAGATAGTCCCCAATGCAACTCTTGTGAATTCACTCAGAGCACAACAAAACAGGTCAGTTTTCCCCGCTATGACGTTAAGGGTGCGAAGCGCGCGTGACAAATTTATATAAAGAGAGAGAGAAGTTaacacagtgggctttaatagtgatgataaattaaatccaatgattactaatgaaagttatcatttatcaattatttgtcaggtaaggccaaatactaagtaattaaaaatcaagcaaagcatctgctgtattatttcaaagtaagaatcctaatcatctaaacaggcttctataataattagaagctaacaacctagtgtttacttttatctcaatgtataaaataaatagcacaagagggtaggtgataaataaagaagtaaaaccaaccaagtccaataataattgaattgtattgttcagcattgatctatttatattaaaatgaatctaccacccatttcgctaaggtgtttagtcatggagaagaaagggcaaagaaactccataacacacatcttttaaaacattagaacgttaagtaaagtagtaggtacatatttggtacacagttacaacaggtaacctataaaaggcaaatgattacattacattataataaaatataagaatacttaacttcagtaaggtccgctgtgtttgctctgggctgtcgatacaagactgtcccctctctgtcgaggtagggtacttttataacactgccatcgcaaacaaggcggatatcgactatcacatgatcttaatattaatcattatttattttaggtttgttgacaaaaggtatgttgacacacccaatttacaataataaaatcagtgacattgatggtctacgtattaataatttacaataataataagcgacttaaattgtcagtttacacaacattattatttcacataatagctattgccaactgtatgttgacaatagcttagtataatgtcactcttagtacattgacagtatttaatttacaatgaataattagttaccagtattgacaattcacataatattatttatcgtattgtcacattcctagatattaaattggacaacaattaagaatatttttatattcttaATTGTTGTTGTGTTCACTATTAAATCATAATCCTTCGggctgggtaacattgacgttgatatcctgtcgcgggataacgattctgtttaaattattactacaaatatttattgtagactccaagtttatgattgggtcaattttagcataataatttggatatatttttatcctgatatgacacgcGCGTCAGCGGCGCCTTGCTGAGCAGGCTGGTGCGCCCCACCGGTACCCACAGCAGCGGCGGCCTGCGTCTCCGACCCACGTATCCATCCGGGACTAGAAACCTGACTTGCCCTAAAACATCCGGGCTATGCAGCGCCCCtcttattactttaaaaatatatgtaacaaGTGCTAGTTCCCGCCTAACTCTCAGCTCATTGTACCCGACCATACCTAAAACAAATAACGTAGGATACATTAAGGGGTAGAACGGGTATACCCCATACAGCTTCAGGTAGAGGAACCTAGCAAATTTGTTTTGCACCCGCTCCAACATGAGTCTATATTTAGTCTCATGCGGAGACCAAATGACTGCGTTCCCTTCCAACTGACTCCTAACTAACGCATTATACAGTGCGACCACAGCGTTCATGTTGGTAAAGCCACCGACGGTACGAAGTAAGAAACCTAAATTTCTATAAGCTTTCTTGCAGCATTTCACAATATGCGTACGAAACGTTAGCTCCTTATTCAAATTAACCCCTAAGTCCCTAACTTCGGATACTCGAAGCATTGGCACCCCGTCAACCTTATACTCGTAATGGACAGGGGAGTGCGCCTTAGAAAAGGTGATCACTGCACATTTTGAGTGATTAAAGTCCAAAATGTTGTCCTTGCTCCATTTGACTACTCTGTCTATATCCTGTTGCAGCCTCACACAGTCACTCGTGTCGCGTATATCCAGAGATAGCTTGAGATCGTCCGCGAACAACAAACACTTAGCGTCCTTGACGACTTGTGGCAGGTCGTTAATCATCAAAATAAATTGCAGGGGTCCTAGGTTACTGCCTGCTGAGTTGTGTGGTTTCTCTTGCCGCATTTCCAGCAACATACTTGTGGGTCATAGTTGGCCTGTATTGGTTTTCTTTCAGTCTTGTGGTCCTCAGGCTTCGGGGCTCCGGAAGGTGTTCCTGTTGGGGTCGGCGGGTTTTCTTTCCGTTGATACGTGGGTCTTCTTGCTGTCTCTTTGAACCGTTCTGTGTTTATTTTTTCGTAATCTCCCGCTAACTGTATTAGTTCTTCGGTTGTACTGAagtcttttcgttttatatagtATTGGTAGTTTGGCTTCATGTTATCGTAGATTCTTTCTAGTTGTTGTTCTGGGGTTAGTTTTCCGTATCTCCTTAACAGCGTTTGCATGTCGGTTAGGTACTGTACGAAATTTTCCCGTAATTGCTGTCTCCTATTAATGATTGTTTCTAAAAGGTTTTTCTCATAGTTTCTagggtaataaaataatttgaagtTGTCTGTAAAGTCCTCCCAAGTTCTCCATCCTTGGCTATTATTTCTGTACCATAATGAGGCTTTGCCTGTTAGACATCTCGGTATTACatgaataattttgtttttattgacaCCTAAAGTTTCGGCGAGTTCTTCTATTCGCTCTAGGAATTCGACCGCGTCGCCTGTCGTATCGAACTGTATTTTCCATCGGGAAATGGCTTTGTCAAACTCCTTTGTTTCGTTTTCGTTGGAAATTGTCttattttgtattgttttgtCTTCCTCTTTGATTATATGGGCTAGCTGTTTGCGTAAGTCGTCAACCGTACTTGTTATCGCAACCTGTATATTTCTCTTTTCTAACTCCTCATTCAATTCTTGTTTATTTAGGGTATAAATCCAAGCCGTGGGCATTGCCGTATTgggttgatttatttattatatttgtcggagaacaggaggatggctgataattattattcatctttagccgacatcagaaggtagtaattaataagtaggtactttaatccatgttctttacaaatagttctcagtaacgtatcgcacatggaatccatcaacgtaacacaaccagatcaccctaacctaaccctacctatggtcgcctccaaccacccctcacagcgacccctcacctcactctaaactagctaacctaagctaaacactacatcgtgtgattagggcgcaattgctattgcaacctctcaatcaagtcacgacctactccgttatctaatcatctcaaggtaatcaatcacaacttcatgaacgctcttaaaaggatcattgcatcgactctcttacgatctaaaccagatcttataattgacttctcattactaattcagaatatcgcaatagctctaccttctccactctgtgcacatctgcatacagaacaccatagcatcgtgcgccacacgcgccacgactactatatccacccaaataagcgatcacaacagaaaccaggtagaatgtaagctattcgatctcatgggcaactcattgtctaatccatttcaacattacacgagagtcatcaatgattctttaccaaccgggttatacgattctaaagcgggtacctactatcaaagttaacttcaagttactatcacactaaactatcacatcaaactaatcattagctcaactgccggtatatctccaattacactctaaatcactagcgtctgcagaaataaccttaacggatgtccttataataatctatccactgagccaaacgttaactcacgaattactctaatattcaccaataattagtattccatattcgtcaaacaactacgcgaacattattaatagtgctttgcaaaCAAAGTCACTATGTCATatggatggcactagatgttacgatttaacacaatgtactttagcatcgaacaattactgttctaactatatcacaatcaccgaattaaatatcacgattaagaaactacctacctatctcaaagaataataattagctaagctataatctgatacttaattaatttaacgcgagagaaaattgtgaacgacaacaaaattcgtgcgtgtcaaagtccaactctgacaactaaaataaagatggctaccttccgtagagtaaagctcatacgtttcttttcacggagtgtacatacagtaagaactctttcaatatcgaccctccaatacggccattctgacatgcgaccgtcctcgggcgctagtatgtatcaagcacaaacattttataaacgtcagaacatccgctcgttcatcctgacaatcagcacaagcacacaaaccacatattctaaagcatgcatatcacaaccattacaaataaaacaagcatgacacaactaaagcatagcccaactttatccatagtagcaacttctaaaacacactgcaccatttgccataatagactcaccgctcataattatgtctcataaaacccgaactccagcagtaccccgctactgatcctatcacctgttccaaatacccaccacactatacaccaagctaactcccctcagctgaaacggccacgccgccgtccatccatcatcggaacagccacctcgccgtttatatcatctaaatggccacctcgccttttagacaactccctttttttcaaaacagccacctcgccgtttattatctaaatggccacctcgccttttagacaactcccttttttttcaaaacagccacctcgccgtttattatctaaatggccacctcgccttttagataaccccctttttttcaaaacagccacctcgccgtttatcatctaaatggccacctcgccgtttagacaacccatttttataaatcaaatactctttaacgtcgcaatagcacttttccaaaagcaattcactaagctcttccttatacacatccaaactcatccttttgaggtcaatcggcagcttattgttcatttttttttacagccatagcgcaaatgcttttcatgcatgtaccactgtgacattctgaaatgcatagctcgttcgtgcatccaaccgacccactcatctttacctcataatctcgttggaaatatttttgacatctcctaataaatacgcccatatcctctatgctcatacatcacagtggaaggaccccccacgcatacacaaattcgtccaattcagcacacacacctaatgtgcaccctcaaattagagttcctgtcgcaaattattcccaaaaactttaactcatcaaccctctccatcgtcgcatgatcatgaactgcatcattttagttttatttaagcgcacttccaagtcattattactaattcaattaattatcctccaaagcgccgttcaattcccattcctacattccttcaacattattctatcatctgcaaacaatacacaacgaacaatggtcgctatcgtaatgtcaccaatacaagttacaaaaagaaaacaaatattccggcgaatttaaaaacctcctccgtttttgaagtcagttcaaacggaaggattctaatacaccacacataccatacactctgaggtaccccccgcttatcacattccagtggagattcgtacaccctttggtattattttttattctagcaatcccagcgcacattttcagtccattcaaatacgactctatccattcataagctcttcttgcaacaccatatccatctaatttatccaataatattttatgattcacaaagtcaaaagccttagtcacatccagaaaaataatagcaataggtaccctgtcattcaggctatcattatctattccacttaaacagaaacaatcctcgacagtggagctgtcattgcaaaaaccaaatcgttcatccacgagcacaccattggcatcgaatttttttttttgagacgtttcaccattacctttccaatcattcccgctaatattggcaccaatgttataggacggtgccacatcaatcgccttttttttgaacacgggctacaggaatggtaactatagaaatttttaagttgctaGGGAAAACCCTTTATTCAAACGACTAattcactatgtctgcaaatacactgcataggcgaatagcgcactcctctacagagccagtcctcatctcatcttagcccagcttcagtgtcactcggtgactctattataccaaaaatcccttcagtcaaccataccgttttattattacaattatccactttcaccttcttagagggtaaacacagcacatagaaaagttatacaacatcatgaaaggaatcaaatgcctcgccgacgctttccgaatattcgaaaatgtaagagacaagataaatttcatgaataaaattatttcgtactatccccgttgtagtccctcccatattaagaccatgcagacctatatcgcacttttttttcaacccttgctgccaatgcccaagtagcatcatgatctgagagtgctagatagtcaatctcagcagctgaaaacatcagaccactagctattaaattagttgaaaaccgtgctgggacatcacactcccaatgctataaccatttagtaaggaaaccaagtagtttggaaccctcgtagccttagctccaagcttacgcaattcaccatcaccaccataccacataactccaacaactgacagtcaaaattgtaaattaactaaacttaactattttgaataaatgattcgagtttgagtttaactccattaaatcacggccactttcaccactccttagcgcatctctacacaaaataatccttctttctttctctttttattcaaaacacacaaaagtaaatcaagcttttcaagaaagaccacgtgtgggtattaaaattgaaaacatgtcttgcacaaataaataaataaaaaaaaaaaaaatcttgtaactttttttttttttttttaaacaaagctagtgttgcaatgattttcaaaaatgtgggcataaatcgtgtatcccacttctgatgtcggagaacaggaggatggctgataattattattcatctttagccgacatcagaaggtagtaattaataagtaggtactttaatccatgttctttacaaatagttctcagtaacgtatcgcacatggaatccatcaacgtaacacaaccagatcaccctaacctaaccctacctatggtcgcctccaaccacccctcacagcgacccctcacctcactctaaactagctaacctaagctaaacactacatcgtgtgattagggcgcaattgctattgcaacctctcaatcaagtcacgacctactccgttatctaatcatctcaaggtaatcaatcacaacttcatgaacgctcttaaaaggatcattgcatcgactctcttacgatctaaaccagatcttataattgacttctcattactaattcagaatatcgcaatagctctaccttctccactctgtgcacatctgcatacagaacaccatagcatcgtgcgccacacgcgccacgactactatatccacccaaataagcgatcacaacagaaaccaggtagaatgtaagctattcgatctcatgggcaactcattgtctaatccatttcaacattacacgagagtcatcaatgattctttaccaaccgggttatacgattctaaagcgggtacctactatcaaagttaacttcaagttactatcacactaaactatcacatcaaactaatcattagctcaactgccggtatatctccaattacactctaaatcactagcgtctgcagaaataaccttaacggatgtccttataataatctatccactgagccaaacgttaactcacgaattactctaatattcaccaataattagtattccatattcgtcaaacaactacgcgaacattattaatagtgctttgcaaaCAAAGTCACTATGTCATatggatggcactagatgttacgatttaacacaatgtactttagcatcgaacaattactgttctaactatatcacaatcaccgaattaaatatcacgattaagaaactacctacctatctcaaagaataataattagctaagctataatctgatacttaattaatttaacgcgagagaaaattgtgaacgacaacaaaattcgtgcgtgtcaaagtccaactctgacaactaaaataaagatggctaccttccgtagagtaaagctcatacgtttcttttcacggagtgtacatacagtaagaactctttcaatatcgaccctccaatatatttatatattatttattattatattgattttttttttttcgccggTAATCGgtttatcttattattattattttttttagacggattttgattttcatttgttagtcttttttttgtattttggtTAACTGTGATTACTTGCAAAATCTGAGTCCCGGTTGGTCTGAATGACTTTGGTCCCTATGCGTTCCCCTTTGATCCCCTCGTGAGGTCGCGTTTCGACGTGAGTTCTTTGGTTATTGTGTATGTATCTCGAGTGTGCTTTGTCTTTTGTTTTGACGATGGGATGCTTACCCTTTGGCTTAATAGCTAAGAGTTAGCATCCATTTCGCGTTGTTCTTTATTCGTGTACTTAAAGTTTTCTTAGATATAACCGGATCAGATATTTGCACTCACAGTCGACACGAGGGTAACCGCACCGACTTACCTGCGAGGACTCGTATCTGTTTTGTTTTTCAACACCGCGGGTGTGTCTCTTATTCAATGTGGTGTGTTTTGCTATTGTGCGCGGGTCAGATATTCACTCTCCCATGCGAGCAGCGAGGGTAATCGCACCGCCTGTGAGGGTTTGTATCTGTaatatttcgtaaaaatacggtcttgtgtttgtgtgtgttacACGCGGGTCAGATATTCACTCTCCCATGCGAGCAGCGAGGGTAATCGCACCGCCTGTTAGGGTTTGTATCTGTaatatttcgtaaaaatataCGGGTGTAACAAAATCGTCAGGTTCCCTATGTCTTCGgtacggatttttttttttttttttttttttttttttttttaattttattttacttttaacggACGCGGCGTTTCTTTACGCGGCGTGGAACCCGGACGGTGGGTTATTTACGTGGGCGCCAATGTAACGTAGCAAGGAGGTTGGGGTTGGCAACGTCCTTACTACGTACATGAGATAGGAATTATACCTGACTTCGACTGATCGGGAGGTCTTTAAAGCAAACACGAATCGCACacaaaaacataatcatttatttacttcTAATTGTTAAGATTACCTTTTACAACAGTTAATCTACATGACCGCTTTTATTCGGCTACTAAGGAATGATGATTTATATAATTCTACAACATACAATTCTATATACGGAGGGAAGGTTTCTTAAACACGGACATCGGTACGCGGGTACCGGCGGCGGGTCTATAACGCGGATCGCGTCGCGGACGGCGGAGGGGAGCGAGACGCGCTGGGGGGAACGGACGGTAGCTGCGGCCGGCAGGCTGAAGGCCTGGACGGTGCTGGATGCTACCGGAGTCTCTCAACCTCTTCACCCTGGCCGAGCAGCGAGAAATCACACCGGCCGCCGTGGGCGAAGGCGCTGAGAGACTGTCCTGGACTCGTGGACGTTGCCCTATTTATAGTCTGGGGGGCGTGGCCTACTCGGTGGTGTGATCGCTCGGCGGCGGTCGGCGGCGGTCGGTGGTGTGTTCGGTCGCGGCGCCTCCGAGATGCTTCCCCAGCGCGTTGTTCCCAGGCTGCCTGTGACTTCCTCGTCACAAAGATAAGCGAGAGATAACAGTCTATTAATGTTCTGGAAATTCGTTTTGTCGTCTTTACAAAATATTCTAGTCTAAATTATTAAACTGtacagattttattatatttgtccTCGAACCtcgaacaataattttaaatctgTGTTGAATATGCTCGTAGGTGAATTACAACAGGTAGGTGTTATGGTAGCATTTGAAATTACTGTTAATTAGTGTACACCCCATAAGATAAGACCAAAAGTATCTAAGAGAACACTATCATctatctttttatttaaaaaaatctttatcctGTAATCATTTGAACCATGAATAAAATATGTCCAAAAATAAATCCgtaattgtaatattatgttacaattggaagcaaaaataaatttagacaaaaaaatgtACATGAGGATTTAGAGTTTTGAAATTCCCGTTAGAAcagtttgattttctgggatacaaAGTATCCTATGATTggaggacagaccaacaaacaaataaacaaaccaataaaccaacagtgatacatatttaatattataatgtaaatttttgTATTGGTACACATTTATTACCAACACTTATTATTAATGTTATCCTAGTAATCATGTATTATTTCCTGATGATGTACCTAAGTGCTGTGTAAGTTGTTCTGTTATAATAACTTAGTGATATAAGTGTTCTGTTAGCTACCTTGATGTATCATATTTATGGAGTACCTATCTGTTATTAAATGTTTTAGTCAATGTTACTACAGCAAACACATAAATGAATcagtaaaactaaataaaaacagaCATCTAATGTCGACTAGTGTTGTATTatttacctgtacctactatactatactttcgaaattgtagacgagtgacttgatatatattatatcaaggACACTTTGCCACCGCTACAGCTCTGCCCACCGCTGTCGTCGAGACCATGGCTTATAATACCAGTTCTAGGTAATTTTTATACTATGTTATGGTGCAtggaaatagaaaaaaaattaatcaactATCATGTAAATGAGTAAAATTTATTCATTGGCTTTGACATGGTTTTACAAAAATATGCTTTGCTAGAGACTCTTCTTTTATTCTATGATGCTTCCAGCTTCCTGGCAGTAAACTCCCTTATTTCGTAACGAACGGACGTGTATAAATCGCAAACCTGGCACGGTATTCCGATTCCACCACAATGGTAGTTGCGGACCCCTCCAGTGAGtatgattattaaaataaatttaaatgatttttttcaataataatattgcagACAAAAAATAGTATGTTTGAACGAAGTTATATGGTTCGAATGGTCATATTTCATTTCccatataaatttttaatagcCTCATAGCCTACTATGGGACTCGGGTCAGTCAGGGAACAAATTACCTGTGGTGTGTTA
The sequence above is a segment of the Maniola hyperantus unplaced genomic scaffold, iAphHyp1.2, whole genome shotgun sequence genome. Coding sequences within it:
- the LOC117995946 gene encoding uncharacterized protein encodes the protein MINDLPQVVKDAKCLLFADDLKLSLDIRDTSDCVRLQQDIDRVVKWSKDNILDFNHSKCAVITFSKAHSPVHYEYKVDGVPMLRVSEVRDLGVNLNKELTFRTHIVKCCKKAYRNLGFLLRTVGGFTNMNAVVALYNALVRSQLEGNAVIWSPHETKYRLMLERVQNKFARFLYLKLYGVYPFYPLMYPTLFVLGMVGYNELRVRRELALVTYIFKVIRGALHSPDVLGQVRFLVPDGYVGRRRRPPLLWVPVGRTSLLSKAPLTRVSYQDKNISKLLC